From the Prunus dulcis chromosome 4, ALMONDv2, whole genome shotgun sequence genome, one window contains:
- the LOC117624366 gene encoding probable ribose-5-phosphate isomerase 4, chloroplastic, whose product MALASIAIASSNPLYSSLTLPTSRGRGGGSSTRRRRTHCLKITGSSLAGGSALFQAAHHTVDTYIKSGMVIGLGSGQASDMAIQYIGLQLGAGALKDIVGIPMSIACASEAAKAGIPLGHYEYCSQIDFAFDDADIIEEGTLISVIGRTRNQGEESIIQEKSILNAANKLVFMITENQYKSGPDGSIPVLVNSLNWMQAAEEIDDLFLGDAEVWRRPSIGIAGPNGGDFPLVTKEGHNVLDVIFTSPILSLNEVSKSLDEVDGVIDHGIISKFPCTAVIASESGLSVVDNLPKNAVKEP is encoded by the exons ATGGCACTGGCATCCATAGCCATAGCATCATCAAATCCCCTGTACTCTTCTCTAACTTTACCAACTTccagaggaagaggaggaggcaGCAGCacaaggagaagaaggacACATTGTCTAAAGATTACTGGGTCCAGTCTCGCTGGTGGCTCTGCTCTTTTCCAAGCAGCCCACCACACT GTGGATACATACATTAAAAGTGGTATGGTTATTGGGTTGGGGTCTGGTCAAGCTTCTGATATGGCCATACAGTATATAGGTCTGCAACTTGGTGCAGGTGCTCTAAAAGATATAGTGGGGATACCAAT GTCCATAGCATGTGCAAGTGAGGCGGCAAAGGCAGGAATTCCATTGGGTCACTATGAGTATTGTTCTCAA ATTGATTTTGCATTTGATGATGCTGATATTATAGAAGAAGGAACACTTATATCTGTCATTGGGCGAACAAGAAATCAGGGAGAGGAGTCCATAATCCAAGAGAAG TCTATACTAAACGCAGCCAATAAGCTTGTGTTCATGATCACAGAAAACCAGTACAAAAGTGGTCCGGATGGTTCTATTCCAGTTTTAGTGAATTCT CTCAACTGGATGCAAGCTGCTGAAGAGATAGATGACCTTTTTTTAGGTGATGCAGAG GTATGGAGAAGACCATCAATTGGGATCGCGGGTCCTAATGGGGGTGACTTCCCACTAGTCACCAAAGAAGGCCATAATGTTCTTGATGTCATATTTACATCTCCAATACTAAGCCTCA ATGAAGTATCGAAGAGCCTTGATGAAGTTGATGGGGTCATAGACCATGGAATCATTTCCAAGTTCCc ATGCACAGCAGTAATTGCTTCAGAAAGTGGGCTGTCTGTTGTTGATAATCTGCCAAAGAATGCTGTAAAGGAACCCTAA